In Brachypodium distachyon strain Bd21 chromosome 2, Brachypodium_distachyon_v3.0, whole genome shotgun sequence, one genomic interval encodes:
- the LOC104583337 gene encoding pollen receptor-like kinase 5 translates to MGMGLNSVFSWIRTCTFCAASDEAGGVRARCEAGGGRARGEAGGRQARGEAGEGEHSGAGVLLAVVGDATGVLGRRRRRRQRAAAWSAGSEGDQTPSHPKLQTAPCVNISQAASTSAAAAPAAAPAAAKRGARRDEHGRLVFIQESRVRFEIEDLLRASAEVLGSSNFGSSYKATLLDGRSEVVVKRLKDMNGVGREDFSEHMRRLGRLAHANLVPLVAYLCKKEEKLLITDYKSFYVT, encoded by the exons ATGGGCATGGGCCTCAATTCAGTATTCTCGTGGATACGGACCTGCACGTTCTGCGCTGCCAGT gacgaggccggcggcgtACGGGCGAGGTGCGAGGCAGGCGGCGGACGGGCGAGGGGCGAGGCAGGCGGCCGACAGGCGAGGGGCGAGGCAGGCGAAGGGGAACACAGCGGAGCCGGCGTATTGCTCGCGGTTGTCGGGGACGCCACGGGCGTGCTcggcaggcggcgccggcgcagacAACGCGCGGCGGCATGGAGCGCGGGGTCCGAGGGCGACCAGACGCCGTCCCACCCCAAGCTCCAGACCGCGCCGTGCGTCAACATCAGCCAGGCCGCGTccacgtccgccgccgccgcgccggcggcggcaccggcagcGGCGAAGCGCGGGGCGAGGCGGGACGAGCACGGGCGGCTGGTGTTCATCCAGGAGTCGCGCGTGCGGTTCGAGATCGAGGACCTGCTCCGGGCGTCCGCCGAGGTGCTGGGCAGCAGCAACTTCGGGTCCTCGTACAAGGCCACGCTCCTGGATGGCCGGTCGGAGGTGGTGGTGAAGCGGTTGAAGGACATGAACGGCGTCGGCCGGGAGGACTTCTCCGAGCACAtgcgccgcctcggccgccTCGCGCACGCCAACCTCGTCCCCCTCGTCGCCTACCTctgtaaaaaagaagagaagctCCTCATCACCGATTACAAAAGCTTTTATGTTACGTGA
- the LOC100830398 gene encoding nuclear transport factor 2B, with amino-acid sequence MDGPQGKDVGSDGNGGGSEHDVVARAFVEYYYHTFDTDRAALAALYGSTSMLSFEGHRVAGAEEIGTKLAQLPFEQCRHSVVTVDCQPTPSFPAGILVFVSGNLRLAGEEHQLRFSQMFQLVPNEHGSFFVQNDIFRLNYG; translated from the exons ATGGACGGGCCGCAAGGGAAGGATGTGGGCAGCGACGGCAACGGGGGAGGGAGCGAGCACGACGTGGTGGCCAGGGCCTTCGTCGAGTACTACTACCACACGTTCGACACCGACCGCGCCGCGCTCGCGGCTCTGTACGGCAGCACCTCCATGCTCTCCTTCGAGGGCCACCGGGTCGCAGGCGCCGAGGAGATCGGCACGAAGCTGGCCCAGCTTCCGTTCGAGCAATGCCGGCACTCCGTCGTCACGGTCGACTGCCAGCCCACCCCGTCCTTCCCCGCCGGCATCCTCGTGTTCGTCAGCGGCAATCTTCgcctcgccggcgaggagcaccAGCTCAGGTTCAGCCAG ATGTTTCAGCTGGTGCCCAACGAGCACGGAAGCTTCTTCGTGCAGAATGACATATTCCGGCTCAACTACGGGTAA
- the LOC100826837 gene encoding pectinesterase translates to MTRSNEPLLSSPSQRDGHPCKVILVTLTLSLATLLCVVAACFLLPNPATPDLCRSSPDPATCHAIVADAVLASQTPHPTPPVQVLRAILARSLHQHDAAASALAGMHRRAVSDRSGQRAPLADCILLLELARDRLADAAVARHEDDARTWLSAVLTDHVTCLDGLDDDDQPLRDVVGAHLEPLKSLASASLAVLNTVSSDDARDVLQLAEAVDGFPSWVPTRDRALLEGGGERAVEADVVVAKDGSGRYKTVKEAVDAAPENKGRRYVIRVKKGVYKENVEVGRKKRELMIVGDGMDATVITGSRNVVDGATTFNSATLAVAGDGIILQDLKIENTAGPEKHQAVALRVSADRAVISRCRVDGYQDTLYAHQLRQFYRGCFVSGTVDFVFGNAAAVLQDCTLAARRPMRAQKNAVTAQGREDPNQNTGTSLQRCRVVPGRDLAPVAQAFPTFLGRPWKAYSRTVYMQSFLGPHVDPKGWLEWDGEFALRTLFYGEYQNEGPGAGTAGRVRWPGYHVITDRAVALQFTVGKFIQGGRWLKDTGVDYDEGL, encoded by the exons ATGACTCGGAGCAACGagcctctcctctcttctccatcTCAAAGAGATGGCCACCCATGCAAAGTCATCTTGGTAACACTTACACTCTCTTTAGCCACTCTGCTCTGCGTCGTCGCCGCCTGCTTCCTCCTTCCCAACCCTGCCACCCCGGACCTCTGCAGGAGCTCCCCGGATCCGGCCACCTGCCACGCTAtcgtcgccgacgccgtccTAGCATCTCAGACCCCCCACCCGACCCCCCCGGTGCAAGTCCTCCGCGCAATACTCGCCAGGTCTCTCCACCAGCATGACGCGGCTGCCTCTGCGCTGGCCGGCATGCACCGGCGCGCCGTAAGCGACCGGAGCGGGCAGCGCGCGCCGCTCGCCGACTGTATCCTGCTGCTGGAGCTCGCGCGCGACCGTCTCGCGGACGCCGCGGTGGCGCGCCACGAAGACGACGCGCGTACGTGGCTCAGCGCGGTGCTCACGGACCACGTGACGTGCCTGGACGGCCTCGACGACGATGATCAGCCCCTACGAGACGTCGTGGGGGCGCACCTGGAGCCACTCAAGTCCCTGGCCAGCGCGTCGCTCGCCGTTCTCAACACCGTGAGCTCGGACGACGCTCGGGACGTGCTGCAGCTCGCCGAGGCAGTAGACGGGTTCCCATCGTGGGTGCCGACGAGAGACCGCGCGCTGTtggaaggaggaggggagcgTGCCGTTGAGGCGGACGTGGTCGTGGCCAAGGACGGGAGCGGCAGGTACAAGACGGTGAAGGAGGCGGTGGACGCTGCCCCGGAAAATAAGGGCCGCCGGTACGTGATCCGCGTGAAGAAGGGGGTGTACAAGGAGAACGTCGAGGTTGGGAGGAAGAAGCGTGAGCTGATGATCGTCGGCGACGGCATGGACGCCACGGTGATCACCGGCAGCCGCAACGTGGTCGATGGCGCCACCACTttcaactcggccaccctaG CCGTGGCGGGCGACGGGATCATCCTGCAGGACCTGAAGATCGAGAACACGGCGGGGCCCGAGAAGCACCAGGCGGTGGCCCTGCGTGTGAGCGCGGACCGCGCCGTGATCAGCCGCTGCCGCGTGGACGGGTACCAGGACACGCTCTACGCGCACCAGCTCCGGCAGTTCTACCGCGGCTGCTTCGTCTCCGGCACGGTGGACTTCGTCTTCGGCAACGCCGCGGCCGTGCTCCAGGACTGCACgctcgccgcgcgccggccCATGCGGGCCCAGAAGAACGCGGTCACGGCGCAGGGCCGGGAGGACCCGAACCAGAACACGGGCACGTCGCTGCAGAGGTGCCGCGTCGTGCCGGGGCGCGACCTGGCGCCCGTGGCCCAGGCGTTCCCGACGTTCCTGGGCCGGCCCTGGAAGGCCTACTCCCGCACGGTTTACATGCAGTCGTTCTTGGGCCCTCACGTGGACCCCAAAGGGTGGCTGGAGTGGGACGGGGAATTCGCGCTCAGGACGTTGTTCTACGGGGAGTACCAGAACGAGGGCCCCGGGGCCGGCACCGCCGGACGCGTCCGCTGGCCGGGGTACCACGTCATCACTGACCGGGCCGTGGCCTTGCAGTTCACCGTGGGGAAGTTCATCCAGGGCGGGCGCTGGCTCAAGGACACCGGCGTGGATTACGACGAGGGGCTCTGA
- the LOC100826526 gene encoding disease resistance protein RPS2 has translation MEFVASILDTVFRPLKDYFARTFGYVMSCGDYIEALGHEMDELKSKRDDVKRMVDTAERQGMEATSQVKWWLECVARLEDAAARIDGEYQARLDLPPDQAAGVRTTYRLSQKADETLAEAASLKEKGAFHKVADELVQVRFEEMPSVPVVGMDALLQELHACVRGGGVGVVGIYGMAGVGKTALLNKFNNEFLINSQDINVVIYIDVGKEFNLDDIQKLIGDRLGVSWENRTPKERAGVLYRVLTKMNFVLLLDDLWEPLNFRMLGIPVPKPNSKSKIIMATRIEDVCDRMDVRRKLKMECLPWEPAWELFREKVGEHLMRATAEIRQHAQALAMKCGGLPLALITVGRALASKHTAKEWKHAITVLKIAPWQLLGMETDVLTPLKNSYDNLPSDKLRLCLLYCSLFPEEFSISKDWIIGYCIGEGFIDDLYTEMDEIYNKGHDLLGDLKIASLLDRGKDEEHITMHPMVRAMALWIASEFGTKETKWLVRAGVGLKEAPGAEKWSDAERICFMRNNILELYEKPNCPSLKTLMLQGNPALDKICDGFFQFMPSLRVLDLSHTSISELPSGISALVELQYLDLYNTNIKSLPRELGALVTLRFLLLSHMPLEMIPGGVIDSLKMLQVLYMDLSYGDWKVGDSGSGVDFQELESLRRLKAIDITIQSLEALERLSRSYRLAGSTRNLLIKTCGSLTKIKLPSSNLWKNMTNLKRVWIASCSNLAEVIIDGSKETDRCIVLPSDFLQRRGELVDEEQPILPNLQGVILQGLHKVKIVYRGGCIQNLSSLFIWYCHGLEELITLSPNEGEQETAASSDEQAAGICKVITPFPNLKELYLHGLAKFRTLSSSTCMLRFPSLASLKIVECPRLNKLKLAAAELNEIQCTREWWDGLEWDDEEVKASYEPLFCPMH, from the coding sequence ATGGAGTTCGTGGCGTCCATCCTGGACACGGTGTTCCGGCCGCTCAAGGACTACTTCGCTCGGACTTTCGGGTATGTCATGTCGTGCGGCGATTACATCGAGGCGCTGGGGCACGAGATGGACGAACTCAAGAGCAAGCGCGACGACGTGAAGCGCATGGTGGACACCGCGGAGCGCCAGGGGATGGAGGCCACCAGCCAGGTCAAGTGGTGGCTCGAGTGTGTTGCCAGGCtcgaggacgccgccgcgcggaTCGACGGCGAGTACCAGGCGCGCCTGGACCTGCCGCCCGACCAGGCGGCCGGCGTCAGGACTACCTACCGCCTCAGCCAGAAGGCCGACGAGACGCTCGCCGAGGCCGCCAGCCTCAAGGAGAAGGGCGCCTTCCACaaggtcgccgacgagctcgtGCAGGTCCGCTTCGAGGAGATGCCGAGCGTGCCCGTCGTCGGCATGGATGCGCTGCTCCAGGAGCTCCACGCGTGcgtccggggcggcggcgtgggcgtcGTCGGCATCTACGGCATGGCCGGGGTCGGCAAGACCGCACTTCTCAACAAGTTCAACAACGAGTTCCTCATCAACTCGCAGGACATCAATGTAGTCATTTACATCGATGTCGGCAAGGAGTTCAATCTTGACGACATCCAGAAGCTCATTGGGGACCGGCTCGGTGTGAGTTGGGAGAACAGAACGCCCAAGGAGCGCGCGGGGGTGCTCTACAGGGTACTCACCAAGATGAAttttgtgctgctgctggacgaCCTCTGGGAGCCACTCAACTTCCGGATGCTCGGCATTCCGGTCCCCAAACCCAattccaagagcaagatcaTCATGGCGACAAGGATTGAGGACGTGTGCGACCGAATGGACGTGCGTCGCAAGCTCAAGATGGAGTGCCTCCCATGGGAGCCTGCGTGGGAGCTCTTTCGAGAGAAGGTTGGCGAGCACCTCATGCGTGCCACCGCTGAGATTCGGCAGCACGCACAAGCGCTGGCCATGAAGTGTGGCGGACTGCCGCTCGCGCTCATCACTGTTGGTCGGGCGCTGGCCAGCAAGCACACAGCTAAAGAGTGGAAGCACGCCATCACTGTGCTAAAGATTGCCCCATGGCAACTTCTGGGCATGGAGACAGACGTTCTTACGCCTCTCAAGAACAGCTACGATAACTTGCCCAGTGACAAGCTAAGGCTCTGCCTACTGTATTGCTCGCTGTTTCCAGAGGAGTTCTCCATTTCTAAGGATTGGATCATAGGCTACTGCATTGGTGAAGGTTTCATAGATGACTTGTACACTGAGATGGATGAGATATATAACAAAGGTCATGACCTTCTTGGTGATCTTAAGATTGCATCTTTGCTGGACAGAGGTAAAGATGAGGAACACATCACTATGCACCCCATGGTCCGTGCAATGGCTCTGTGGATAGCATCTGAATTTGGCACAAAAGAGACTAAATGGCTTGTACGTGCCGGAGTTGGACTGAAGGAAGCACCGGGTGCAGAGAAGTGGAGCGATGCTGAACGGATCTGCTTTATGCGGAACAACATTCTTGAGCTGTATGAGAAGCCTAATTGCCCTTCACTGAAGACCTTGATGCTACAAGGCAACCCTGCATTGGATAAGATATGTGACGGCTTCTTCCAGTTCATGCCATCTCTCAGAGTATTAGATCTCTCACATACCTCTATCAGTGAATTACCTTCAGGTATCAGTGCGTTAGTTGAGTTGCAGTACCTTGATTTGTACAACACAAACATCAAGTCACTGCCAAGGGAGCTGGGGGCACTGGTAACTCTGCGGTTCTTGCTTCTCTCACATATGCCACTTGAAATGATCCCAGGTGGTGTCATAGATAGCCTCAAAATGCTGCAAGTTCTGTACATGGATCTCAGTTATGGAGATTGGAAAGTCGGTGACAGTGGAAGCGGTGTTGATTTTCAGGAGCTCGAGAGCCTGCGTAGGCTCAAGGCAATCGATATCACAATACAGTCACTTGAGGCCCTAGAGAGGTTGTCACGATCATATCGTCTCGCTGGTTCAACAAGAAATCTACTAATAAAGACCTGTGGTAGCCTGACAAAGATAAAGCTTCCTTCAAGCAACCTGTGGAAGAACATGACAAACCTGAAGAGAGTGTGGATCGCAAGCTGCAGCAATCTAGCAGAGGTGATCATTGACGGTAGCAAAGAAACCGATCGCTGCATTGTACTTCCCAGTGATTTCTTGCAAAGGCGGGGTGAACTTGTCGACGAAGAGCAGCCCATCCTTCCAAACCTTCAGGGTGTCATCCTTCAGGGCCTTCATAAAGTAAAGATTGTTTACAGAGGCGGGTGCATCCAGAACCTATCGTCATTGTTCATCTGGTATTGCCATGGGCTGGAGGAACTGATTACTCTCAGTCCCAACGAAGGAGAACAAGAAACAGCAGCGAGCAGCGATGAACAAGCTGCAGGAATTTGTAAAGTCATCACACCCTTCCCTAACCTTAAGGAGCTGTATCTCCACGGTCTGGCAAAGTTCAGGACTCTGAGCAGTAGCACATGTATGCTGCGGTTCCCCTCACTGGCGAGCCTGAAGATTGTGGAGTGTCCACGCCTGAATAAGCTGAAACTCGCAGCAGCAGAGCTCAACGAAATACAATGCACAAGAGAATGGTGGGATGGGTTGGAGTGGGATGATGAGGAAGTCAAAGCGTCTTACGAACCATTGTTTTGTCCTATGCACTGA
- the LOC100829778 gene encoding early nodulin-like protein 1: MAQGMRRIIAVACVVMLAWASTASAFVFKAGGTGEWRVPGANNVGAYNTWAEHTRFRVGDAIAFTYQPGSDSVLIVDKKSYDACDTGSPVDRFDDGNTVFTFTKSGPFYFISGNKDSCNRGEKLVVVVMGPRAATNNGTSAHDAAGLAPSPADTNGQFSPPSPPPPFGIEIAPSPTEPNGAAAAAKGTHGIASTAALVIGTLFYALV; this comes from the exons ATGGCACAGGGGATGCGGCGCATTATTGCTGTGGCGTGTGTGGTCATGCTGGCGTGGGCGTCGACCGCGTCCGCGTTCGTGTTCAAGGCCGGGGGCACGGGCGAGTGGCGCGTGCCCGGCGCCAATAACGTTGGCGCCTACAACACGTGGGCGGAGCACACCCGGTTCCGCGTCGGTGACGCCATAG cgttCACGTACCAGCCGGGCAGCGACTCGGTGCTCATCGTCGACAAGAAGTCGTACGACGCCTGCGACACGGGCTCGCCGGTTGACAGGTTCGACGACGGCAACACGGTGTTCACCTTCACCAAGTCCGGCCCGTTCTACTTCATCAGCGGCAACAAGGACAGCTGCAACCGCGGCGAGAAGCTCGTGGTCGTCGTCATGGGGCCCCGTGCCGCCACCAACAACGGCACCTCCGCGCACGACGCGGCCGGGCTGGCGCCGTCGCCTGCTGACACCAACGGCCAGTTCtcgccaccgtcgccgccaccgcctttCGGCATCGAGATCGCGCCCAGCCCCACGGAGCCGAatggcgccgctgctgccgcgaAGGGGACTCATGGCATTGCCAGCACGGCCGCGCTCGTCATCGGGACCTTGTTCTACGCACTCGTTTGA
- the LOC100825407 gene encoding homeobox-leucine zipper protein TF1 encodes MRQVSESEQQALGNEYYEEQDSGILPSNGNGGPSADQDDPERPRRRKKLRRLTYQQNLILEGFFGICAHPDDSQRRHLSGATGLSMQQVKFWFQNKRTKAKLTIKYAFINYSFPVISLLLQNDLGKQENYDLIVYNNKLTAENRKLKEAHRNALCPNCIGSPSHHQVYAEMERLRETNVFLKQQLSRLHVGIQRSSSSSFQFGMSAEDAIAAQNETLIIAVLAEIAMREFGSLINTNGPLWLPVHGGSLEILNEGAYAQECDITNMANLIGFRTEATRAEAVVLMDPQNVVEYLMDSECYGSFCPGILSSAKTIKVYSWPSISGNYDGAMHLMTTETVFPSPLVPSRKCTFLRCCRELPGGAMVIVDMSLDDGGGSSFKCCKMPSGVLIQPIMANSCKVTAIEHVRVVDTGLHELYQPCLTGLMFGARRWVESMARQSARMRALFDVNVNYSGRNVCPKGKKTLMKLADSLVVSYARSMANLPVGAWTTLCGSGTEQDIKVAHKRNDDGSNTSVVSVSASFHLPIPLRVTFDLLRNNVLRAKWDVLASGGAVREENLVCKGTGSNDNVSILHVKAATGDKGNLMILQNSWYDVSGSFIVYAPVDSMLINRIIGPGDVAEGELPLFPTGLALLPVGGTALQGQAPLGDDGETIVTVGFQILVRHAQDDVFSKTLQTAVALMADNIATIKRTLINSHPIFYRSSGSTAPFLN; translated from the exons ATGCGACAGGTGTCCGAAAGTGAGCAGCAGGCCTTGGGCAATGAGTACTACGAGGAACAAGACTCGGGCATTCTGCCAAGCAACGGAAATGGGGGACCCTCTGCTGACCAAGACGACCCTGAACGCCCACGACGAAGGAAAAAGCTACGGAGGCTCACTTACCAGCAGAACCTGATATTAGAAGG GTTTTTTGGCATATGTGCACACCCTGATGACAGTCAAAGGAGGCACCTGAGTGGGGCAACAGGTCTTTCAATGCAACAAGTGAAGTTTTGGTTTCAGAACAAGAGAACGAAAGCGAAG CTCACCATTAAATATGCATTCATCAATTATAGCTTCCCTGTCATATCTTTACTTCTTCAG AATGATCTGGGAAAACAAGAGAACTATGACCTGATAGTGTACAATAACAAGCTAACGGCTGAAAACAGGAAGCTTAAGGAGGCTCATAGAAATGCACTTTGCCCCAATTGCATTGGTTCGCCATCACACCATCAGGTCTATGCTGAGATGGAGAGGCTAAGGGAGACGAATGTGTTTCTGAAGCAACAG CTTTCGAGGCTGCATGTTGGAATACAGCGAAGTTCAAGCAGTTCCTTCCAGTTTGGCATGTCGGCAGAAGATGCCATTGCGGCACAAAACGAAACACTGATTATTGCTGTACTAGCTGAAATTGCAATGCGTGAATTTGGCAGTTTGATCAACACCAATGGCCCTCTATGGCTGCCTGTCCACGGTGGTTCACTTGAAATACTGAACGAGGGGGCTTACGCCCAAGAATGTGATATAACAAACATGGCAAATCTAATAGGGTTCAGGACAGAGGCTACTCGTGCCGAAGCTGTGGTCTTGATGGACCCCCAAAATGTTGTGGAGTATCTCATGGATTCT GAGTGCTATGGATCTTTCTGTCCGGGAATTTTGTCCAGTGCAAAAACCATTAAGGTCTACAGTTGGCCTAGTATTTCAGGAAACTACGATGGGGCTATGCACTTG ATGACTACTGAGACGGTGTTCCCGTCGCCACTGGTTCCGTCTAGGAAATGCACATTCCTGAGGTGCTGCAGGGAGCTGCCAGGTGGAGCAATGGTCATTGTTGACATGTCTCTGGACGACGGTGGTGGCAGCTCCTTCAAATGCTGCAAAATGCCATCAGGAGTACTGATCCAGCCCATAATGGCCAACAGCTGCAAG GTGACAGCCATAGAGCACGTTCGAGTAGTTGACACCGGCCTTCACGAGCTCTACCAGCCATGCCTGACTGGGCTCATGTTCGGAGCTAGGCGCTGGGTGGAGAGCATGGCGCGGCAGTCAGCCCGCATGAGAGCTCTCTTCGATGTCAACGTTAACTATTCAGGCAGAAATG TGTGCCCAAAGGGCAAGAAGACCCTGATGAAGCTAGCAGACAGCCTGGTTGTGAGCTACGCCAGGAGCATGGCCAACCTCCCTGTGGGAGCATGGACCACCCTGTGTGGCTCTGGTACAGAACAGGACATCAAGGTCGCGCACAAGAGGAATGACGACGGCAGCAACACCTCCGTCGTGTCTGTCAGCGCCTCGTTCCATCTGCCCATCCCACTCAGGGTCACATTCGATCTGCTCAGGAACAACGTGCTGCGCGCAAAG TGGGATGTGCTGGCGAGCGGCGGTGCCGTGAGGGAGGAAAACCTTGTCTGCAAAGGCACAGGATCCAATGATAACGTCTCCATTTTGCATGTCAAG GCAGCCACGGGGGATAAGGGAAACCTCATGATCCTGCAGAACAGCTGGTATGACGTGTCGGGTTCCTTCATCGTGTACGCCCCCGTGGACAGCATGCTGATAAACAGGATCATAGGCCCCGGGGATGTGGCTGAGGGCGAGCTGCCCCTCTTCCCCACCGGCTTAGCCCTCCTCCCTGTTGGCGGGACGGCCCTGCAAGGACAGGCTCCCCTGGGCGATGACGGGGAAACTATTGTCACCGTGGGCTTCCAGATCCTGGTCAGGCATGCTCAAGACGACGTGTTTTCTAAGACTCTGCAAACGGCCGTCGCTCTCATGGCTGACAACATCGCCACCATCAAAAGGACCCTCATCAACAGCCACCCCATCTTCTACCGCAGCAGCGGCTCTACCGCTCCATTCCTCAACTAA
- the LOC100829469 gene encoding pentatricopeptide repeat-containing protein At1g69290: MRALICLRLRSRLYLPLNPKPFSSSGTDEIPTVYSFLQPSIFARRPKPQPPPPPPPAPNPPTPKALPVADAVALEEGIFAAVAEDRSDDAWLAFKSLAAASLSPSPPAAAALVSHLVAENHRLGLKRAFAAVVFLLEKSPHASPLPEAALETLFCSLVTAGSTAPALALARALIRCGRRLPAFSAWGRQLIDLTRTDTDSFAALLKVFDEACRLMVEEKSPSVIAVMRPDLAACNAVLDGCCRRLGSITDAERVLEIMSAIGVSPDVESFGCLAFLYAWRDVPSRVDELDKLLEALGFSKKIFFKNLVSGYLKCCSFESVSSIILRTLKERRVRDGNAFDDECYTEVAQCFVDNGRIKELAQLIIQAQEIELTQQSLVVDDSVGFGIVNACVGLGLLSKAHSILDEMTAQGASVGLGIYSPILKAYCKEQKTAEAAQLVAEITAAGLQLDAGSYDALIDASMTAHDFQSAFTLFKDMREARVPNLRTSYLTIMTGLTENNRPELMASFLDSVVDDPRIEIATHDWNSIIHAFCKVGRLEDARRTYRRMVFLIFEPNNQTYLSLINGYLSAEKYFNVLILWTEVRRKGANFNHELIDAFLYALVKGGFFDMAMQVIEKAQELKIFVDKWRHKQAFMETHKKLKVAKLRKRNFRKMEALIAFKNWAGLNS, encoded by the coding sequence ATGCGTGCTCTCATCTGCCTCCGTCTCCGGAGCCGGCTGTATCTGCCCCTAAACCCGAagcccttctcctcctccggaaCAGACGAGATCCCCACCGTCTACTCCTTTCTGCAGCCTTCCATCTTCGCACGGCGCCCCAAGCCccaaccaccgccgccgccacctcccgcCCCGAACCCACCCACCCCCAAAGCCCTACCCGTCGCAGACGCCGTCGCGCTCGAAGAAGGCATATTTGCCGCCGTCGCAGAGGACCGCTCGGATGACGCATGGCTCGCGTTCAAGTCCCTGGCCGCGGCCTCCCtctcgccgtcgcctcccgccgcggcggccctcGTATCCCACCTCGTCGCCGAGAACCACCGCCTTGGCCTCAAGCGCGCCTTTGCCGCTGTCGTCTTCCTGCTCGAGAAGAGCCCTCATGCTTCTCCCCTTCCGGAGGCCGCGCTCGAAACTCTCTTCTGTTCGCTTGTCACAGCGGGATCTACTGCCCCGGCGCTGGCCCTCGCGCGTGCTCTTATCCGCTGCGGGCGTCGCCTCCCAGCTTTCTCCGCCTGGGGGCGTCAGTTAATAGATCTCACCCGCACTGACACGGATTCCTTTGCGGCCTTGTTGAAGGTGTTTGACGAAGCCTGCAGGCTCATGGTCGAGGAGAAGTCCCCGTCTGTGATAGCAGTGATGCGGCCTGACCTCGCCGCCTGCAATGCTGTTCTTGATGGATGCTGCCGCCGACTTGGTTCAATCACAGATGCTGAGAGGGTCTTGGAGATTATGTCAGCTATTGGGGTATCTCCAGACGTAGAGAGCTTTGGATGTCTTGCCTTCTTGTATGCTTGGAGGGACGTTCCAAGCCGGGTTGATGAGCTTGATAAATTGCTGGAAGCTCTAGGCTTCAGCAAGAAgatttttttcaagaatttggtGAGTGGGTATCTGAAATGTTGTAGCTTTGAGTCGGTTTCATCGATCATTCTCCGCACGCTGAAGGAGAGGAGAGTTAGGGATGGTAATGCATTTGATGATGAATGCTATACCGAGGTTGCACAGTGCTTTGTTGATAATGGAAGGATCAAGGAATTAGCTCAGTTAATCATCCAAGCACAAGAGATCGAGTTGACACAGCAATCGTTGGTAGTTGATGATTCTGTTGGGTTCGGAATTGTCAATGCTTGTGTTGGGCTTGGTCTATTAAGCAAGGCTCATAGCATACTCGATGAAATGACTGCTCAAGGAGCCTCTGTGGGTCTCGGTATATACTCCCCAATCTTGAAAGCATATTGCAAGGAGCAAAAGACTGCAGAGGCTGCACAGCTTGTGGCGGAGATTACTGCAGCAGGGCTACAGCTTGATGCTGGCAGTTATGATGCTCTTATTGATGCTTCAATGACAGCCCATGATTTCCAATCTGCATTTACTCTTTTCAAGGATATGAGAGAAGCGAGGGTACCAAACCTTAGAACAAGCTATCTCACTATAATGACAGGCTTGACAGAGAACAATCGGCCTGAGCTCATGGCATCATTCTTGGACTCTGTAGTTGATGACCCGAGAATAGAGATTGCTACACATGATTGGAACTCCATCATCCATGCCTTTTGCAAGGTTGGGAGGTTAGAGGATGCTCGAAGGACATACCGAAGGATGGTATTCCTGATATTTGAACCAAATAATCAGACATATCTTTCACTTATCAATGGGTATCTCTCGGCTGAGAAGTATTTTAATGTGCTCATACTATGGACGGAAGTGAGGAGAAAGGGGGCTAATTTTAACCACGAGCTGATTGATGCCTTTCTGTATGCTTTGGTCAAGGGTGGATTTTTTGATATGGCAATGCAGGTGATTGAGAAGGCACAAGAGTTGAAAATATTTGTGGATAAGTGGAGGCACAAGCAGGCATTCATGGAAACCCACAAGAAGCTAAAAGTGGCGAAGCTGAGAAAGCGTAACTTTAggaaaatggaagctttaaTCGCATTCAAGAACTGGGCTGGCCTTAATTCATAA